The segment AAACATGAGAAAATGGCAAATCATTCAAATTTAATTGCAAAAAGAAAAAATCGGGCTGATTTATGGAATTTATTTCAACAAGGCATCTATTAATTGAAAACAAACTCAATTATTTCACTAACAACCGCAATTATGAAAACACAACCCGACAACAGAAAGCCGGAAACCCTCGAGGACATAGTCTTCGAAGGCCGGAACAAGTCCTACGGGGCTTACGACATGAACCTGAAAAAGAGAAAAAGCCTCGTTTTTGCTTTTCTTGTATCGCTGACAGGAGTATCCACCGCTGTTGCAATTCCTTTTATCAATCAGCTCAAAAATCCATCAGAATTTCTTAAAGGACTGGAGCACAATACTCCTGTTGAGATAGCCAATATTGACGATAAACAACCTGATATTCCCAAGCCACCCGAACCTCCTCCAATTGAGAATATGGAAAAAACAGTAGTCTATTCAATTCCTGATGTAGTTGAAAAAATAGAAGATCCCGACTTTGAATTTACGACTGAAACCATTGATAAGGCCACATTTAATCCCCCTCCTGATATTGAAATTCCTGTAAATCCCAATCCAGGGAATGACGGGATTGAAGAACCTGTTGAAACTGTGGAACTTTTTCCCCAGGAACCGGCAACGTTTATGGGTGGTGACCTGAACGAATTCAGCAAATGGGTTCTTCAAAATGTTCAATATCCCCAGGAAGCAGTAGAGGCTTCGATAAGTGGTAAAGTTATTATTGAGTTTTGTGTTAATTCGAAAGGAAAGGTTGTTGATATAAAACTTCTGAGAAGTCTCTTCCCAGGTCTTGACAATGAAACAATCAGGGTTATTGAAAGTTCTCCGGTGTGGACCCCTGCCAAACAAGGCGGAAGACCGGTTAAACAGCGATTCACCATTCCGGTATTCTTTAAATTATTATAACACTGCAGCAAGGGCTGCGTTTTTCCCCAATTATTCACTTCTGGGACCCGGCTCAAACCGGGTCTTTTTTTGTATTTTTGAAATAACAAACACTTTTCATCATGAAAAAATCAGGCCTTCTCCTGTCATTATTATTTGCCGGAATCAGTTTGTTCAGCCAGCAACACCGCAGTGTAACTGAATTACTGGGTTACCCGGCCGACACTAAGCTTCTCATTATACACGCCGATGATATCGGGCTGTCGCATTCAACCAACATGGCTGTAATCAACGCTTTTGAGAATCAAAGTATCACATCGGGCGCTGTTATGGTGCCCTGTCCCTGGTTTCCTGAATTTGCAGCATATTTCAGGGAACATAATTCTCTCGATATCGGAATTCATTTTACATTGAATTCTGAATGGAAGTATTACAGGACAGGGGGCGTATTGCCTTCAACTGAAATCCCGAATCTGCTTGACAAAGACGGTTATTTGTTTCCGACAGTAGAACAAGTTGCCCTGTTTGCCAGACCGGAACAGGTTGAAAAGGAGCTGCGCGCCCAGATCGACAGGGCGATTGCAATGGGCGTGAAGCCAAGTCATCTCGACAGCCATATGGGAAGCATGTATGTGAACCCTGTTATTTTCAGAATAGCTGTAAAGGTTGCGAAGGAATACGGACTTCCAATCTCCCTTCCTTTTAACCTGCTGGGTCCGGTTGCTCCTTTCCTGAAAAGCGAAGTCACACCGGATATGGTTGGCGTTGATAATTTTTTCATGCTTGATGGAAATGCAGTGAACGGCGACTGGATGAAAATGTATACCGATATTGTAAAATCGCTCAAGCCCGGTTTAAATGAAATTGTTGTCCACCTGTCGTACGATAACGATGAAATGAAAGCGGTGGCGATCGGACAGGAGGCTTATGGTTCAGCTTGGCGCCAGAAAGATCTTAACCTGGTAAACAGCCCGGAGTTTAAGCAACTGTTAAAAGACAACCAAGTTGTTCTTATGACTTGGAGGCAAATTCAGAAAGCGTTGTATCCGGAAAAATAGTAATAAGAATATAGTATTTTACGCCTGCGGCGTTTTGTTTCTCGCAGAGGCGCAGACGAGAGACTGCCTCACATAACAGAATGGTTCTACTTATTTAATAGTTCCCGGACAATAACAAAGCGGTATCCCCTGCCCTTCAGATCGGTGATTAGTTGATCGAGACGGTTATAGAATTTATCCTTGCGGCGTTTGTCAGTTCCGAAATGAGAAAGAAGTATAAAGCCATTGAGGCCATTGGCATCGGTTTGTTCCTTGCGGAGGATCCTTGCATAGATGGAATCGGATGAAATGTAGTTTATATCCTTGTCGGGATAGGTCCAGTCCTGGTTCGATGATGTGCCCGGCGTAAAATTGATCAGTGTAAGTCCATACTGGTTGCACCATTCAGCTATTGAATCATTATACCATTCATAGGGAGGCAGAAACAGCGATGTATGGGAAGGATCAATTCCGAATGCTGACATAGCATTGTAATTTGCCTGCAGGTCCTTAACAAATGCAGATTTATTCACAAGCAGGGAATCCCTGTTGGTCCAGTCGCAATACAGAAGGTGCTTGTTCGAATGACCGCCAAGGTAGTGTCCCTTTGCCTTCATAATTTTAATATCAGAAGAGAAAGCTTTGTTCCTGTAAAAATCGCCGGTGAGGAAAAATGATGCTTTAACCTGTTGTTTATTAAGGGTTCTGAGAACTGTCTTAAGTCCCTCAGCCTGGTCATGACCTGTAAAAACAAGCGCTATCTGTTTCTTGTTCTGGTCTCCCCTTGTAATAGCTCCAAAACTCTTTTCGAACGAGGATTTTGAACTATCGGCGGAATGAGCCTCCTGTTCTTTGGCTGATAAGTAATATGTGAAATCGGCAGTTCCGTCCATTGTAGGTTCATTGGTGGAGTAATCCGCATAATCGTCGTGGTAGACTCTCAGGGTTGATTGAAATTCATTGTATTCATCAGGATGGACCATTGCCAGGCCCTTCAGATTCCTGAAAATCGAAGTGTATACCGGCCCGTCAACCAAACCGCCGTCAAGCTTATATCCTTTAAGTACTGAAAGGGATGAATGGGGATCTGAGGGAGTGTCGCCATAACCAGGCAACCCGACAACCATGCTTGTTCCCCAGGGATTGCAACCGAACAGCCAGTCGCGCAACGCAGCTTCCATTCTCACATATGTACTGTCGCCGGATATTCCGGCATACAAGTGACATTGGGTGATCATGGCAACAGTCAGGTTGTTTGAGCACCATATACCCGGGATGCCATTTAAAAACGGATTTTTCACTGCTTTTTCATATACCCTTTCTATTCCTGCTTTCCAGTTGTTTTTGAATTCTTCAGAATATGATTCATCCGCTGATTTTCCGATAACCCAGTGACCCACATTTAAAAAGGGATACCATTGGTAATGCCTTGCAGTGTCAGCACCCATCCACGGTGTAATTGCTTCCTGCCGGCCATACTTTACCGCATCATCAAGATAGCGTCGTTCATGAGTCAATTCAAATAATGCTGCCCCAGCCAGTTCCATATCATCAACCCAGTTGTCTTCCTCATAGAAATAAGGAGAAACACATGGTGCAGTCTGACAGGCACCAGGATTTGACTTGCCGTATTCCCATGCCTGAATTGCTTTCTTTTTTAGCAAGGAAGCCAGTTCCGGATCAAATTTCTCTAAAACTATGGCGCCGGTGGCAAATGCAGAAGCAAACTTACCTGCTGTGGAAGCTATACCCGTTGCCCGGTTCTTATAATCAAAAATACCCTGAACCTGTCCCGTACACAAATACACAGGCCTTTCGAGTCCTTTTCCATAGCTTGCCCTGTCTTCATTGGGCAGTCTGAATCCCTGGTGGTCCCTGTCATCCGCAACCTGGTTATACATTTCACCGCTGTCGGGATTCATTTTAACAAGCCATTGCATTCCCCATAAAATCTCGTTGATGATATCGGGCACATGGTCGGCACCCGGCTCACCGTTCGCCTTAAACCGGTCGCCAAAGGCATCCGGATTCTGCCGGTAAGCCAGCAGCATCTGGTATACCGCATTGGCCGATGTGGCTGTATATTGAAGGTAATCCGTAGCATCATGCCATCCTCCGGTAACGTCAATATGTGCTGAATCCTTTTGCGGGTTGTATATTACATAGCCATCATGGGTATGACATGAATCATGCAGGAAAGGATTATACCCGCATCGCTGCTGGCGCATATAGTTCAGAATAAAATCTGCGGTGCCGTCATAGACATGATCTGAAATATTGAACACGGGAGAAACACAGTTACCTGCCCTGATATAAACGGAACCCTGCTTTGTAAAATCGCTAAAATCAAGACGGAAACTACTACTGAACGATCCGTATTTTCCATAAGATCTGATTTTATCGGAAGAATACACAAGTTTTCCGCTTAACGCCTCATGGATTTCAAAATTTACGGGTTGAATAATATCCTTGCTCACCAGCACGGCTTCCTTAATATCTTTCGGGAGATAACCAAGCTGATTAACTCTTATCCATGTCTGTGCCCGAATAACGGTACACAACAAAAATATCAGTAATAAGGAAGCACTAAATTTTCTCATGAGCAGAGATGTTTTTAGAACGATTGTACTCGAGAATCAGGGCTGATAGTATGATCACCTCGCCGATAACAAACAATATCCAGTTAAATTTTGAGGGAACGTAAGATTGAAGTGCCTGCTGGTTTATATCATATTTCAATAAGGATGAAAACGAATAATTCCTTGTCATATAAGAGCCAAAATCCCAGACAAACGAAAGAAACATAATGAAGGCACCTCCGAAGACAAGCCAATAGCTCTTTAGTGAAGGTCTTAAAAGATCTGTAAAAATAATCAGCAGTGCCATTAGGATCATAGTAATTGACGCAATGACAGGAGTAAGGACAGGACCCGTCCATACCATCGGTATCAGGAAAAGTATATCCCATGTTAGCAATGATTCAGGCCAGTTAACAAGAAGTTTAAGAAACACATAATAAAATATATCCCAGATTGCAAAGCAATAGATAAACCAGGCAATTCTTTTTATAAATGTGTTCCCTGACAGCCATGCTATGGTGAAAAGCATGATCATTGTGCATGCTTCTCTCAGGATTTCGGTTATTGCAATACTGCCCGGCATGGATACCATTGGAAAACGGAATCCCGACGGGTAATAGATCTCCCTGAGATAAACCACCACAGCGCTTTCGAAGTAACCCATGGCGATGCTGAAAACCGTAAGCCATGCAAGTGTTTTAAATTTTTCCTTTACAGTCATTTCTGGCCCTTTCACTTCAAAAATAAGAAGAATTCGTTGTTTTATTTATTGCATACTTTAACTTTGAACAGCAATATAGTCATATGGTTAATCGTTTGAGATGATAAAAATCCTGATGAGATTCACGGCAACAATTATTATCTGGCTGATGGTTTCAACTGCTTTGCAGCTGCAGGCACAAATTGTTGCCCAGCCTGAAGCGCCGGTATTGTATTCAGTGAGCATAGATCCTGAAACGGGATTCATAATACTTAGATGGATTCCACCCGGAAAAGGCCCCGTAATTGATTATTACAAAGTTGAAGAAATACGTGAAAATGGAGCCTCCACAGTTTTAATGACAAGAATATATGACACAATGGCTGTACTCACATATGATCTTCCGTTATTTCAATCTGTGGGATTATTAATTGTCGGTGCACAGGATGATGGAGGCGACGGATATGACGGAGACTGGAGCAACATTGACAGTACCATTTTTTTAAAAACCACCTATGATACCTGTCAATCCATGATATCGCTGGCCTGGAACGATTACAATAGCTGGAGAGGCTCTATCGCACAATATAACATATACAGGTATATGTCTCCCGGAATGTACGAGCTGATCAGTACAATCCCTGGAGGAACAAATACCCTTGAGCTTCGCAATCTTTTGCCAAATGTTACGTATGATCTGTTTGTTGAAGCAGTGAACAACGACGGAAGAACATCCACTTCAAACCGAAGAGTTGTAGAAACGCGTATGCCTGATATGCCGGTTGCTGTAAATGCGGATTATGCCACGATCAGTCCCGGTAATTCAATCCAATTATCCTTCTCGGTTCAGGGACCAACAGGCATGACAAATTACGATTTGTTGCGCAGCAGCACTTTCGACGGAAATTATTCAAAGATAGGCACGATCAATACAGCAGATGCTCAGTTCGGGTACACGGATGATGTTCGGTTTACTTCCAATGTACAATACTATAAAATTCAGATCATCAATGATTGTGGCGTGGCTGCCATTGAATCAAACCGGGCGAATAATATCATACTCAAAGGATCATTCATCAATATGCTCTCATCGCTGGAATGGAATGAGTATCGCGACTGGAGTGGCGGAGTTGAAGCCTACAGGGTTACCCGGACAATAGGACGCACTAACCCGGACACAGTTATAGTATATACCGGTGGCAATACATTTCTGAGTGATGATGTTGGTAGTCTGATAAATTACACAGATCCGGCTGAAGGACTGATTTGTTATAGTGTGGAAGCCACCGAAAATATGAATTCGCTGGGAATAAAGGGACACAGTATATCGAACAAGGTATGTTTTTCAGTCACACCAGAAATCAGAATGCCTAACGCGTTTATTCCGAATGACCAGGAACAGTTAAACCAGGAGTTCGCACCTGTATTTTCATTTTTACCGGAACATTATGAAATGACCATTTATAACAGGTTAGGATTGAAAATATGGGAAGGAACGGGACCCTGGGATGGACGGGCAAACGGAAATTACGTACCTGAAGGGGTTTACCTTTATTATCTGAAGGTTTTCAGTTACACATCCGAAATCACTGAGTTGAACGGGAAAGTAACGGTTCTGTACCGCTAATCAGGCATAATCACAACATTACAAAAAGCTTGATTTTTTTGCTAATTTTGTGATCCTACAACTGTGTACATGAGTTCCACTTTATCATCAGAAGAAATTCAGATTAAAAGGGAGTTTAACGAACTGCTTGAAAGCTGTGTCCGCTGCAATAAACGCAGTGATAAGGCACTTATCCGCAAAGCTTTTAAAATGGCATACACGGCACACAACGGAGCTCAGCGTGTATCTGGCGAACCCTATATATTGCATCCCATAGCCGTTGCCAAAATTGTTACCCAGGAAATGGGACTGGGTGTAAAATCGATTGTAGCTGCATTGTTGCATGACGTTGTTGAGGACACAGAGTATTCTCTTGAAGAAATCGAAGATCATTTCGGATCAAAAATTGCTTCCATAGTTGAAGGGTTAACTAAAATTTCCGGAGTTTTCGATAAGAATTCAACCCTTCAGGCAGAAAATTTCAGGAAGCTCCTTCTTACGCTTTCGGAGGATGTGCGGGTGATTCTCATTAAGCTTGCCGACAGGTTGCATAATATGCGGACACTCGGCTCGCTGCCGGTTGCCAAGCAAATGAAAATATCGGCAGAAACT is part of the Bacteroidales bacterium genome and harbors:
- a CDS encoding energy transducer TonB, with protein sequence MKTQPDNRKPETLEDIVFEGRNKSYGAYDMNLKKRKSLVFAFLVSLTGVSTAVAIPFINQLKNPSEFLKGLEHNTPVEIANIDDKQPDIPKPPEPPPIENMEKTVVYSIPDVVEKIEDPDFEFTTETIDKATFNPPPDIEIPVNPNPGNDGIEEPVETVELFPQEPATFMGGDLNEFSKWVLQNVQYPQEAVEASISGKVIIEFCVNSKGKVVDIKLLRSLFPGLDNETIRVIESSPVWTPAKQGGRPVKQRFTIPVFFKLL
- a CDS encoding polysaccharide deacetylase family protein; protein product: MKKSGLLLSLLFAGISLFSQQHRSVTELLGYPADTKLLIIHADDIGLSHSTNMAVINAFENQSITSGAVMVPCPWFPEFAAYFREHNSLDIGIHFTLNSEWKYYRTGGVLPSTEIPNLLDKDGYLFPTVEQVALFARPEQVEKELRAQIDRAIAMGVKPSHLDSHMGSMYVNPVIFRIAVKVAKEYGLPISLPFNLLGPVAPFLKSEVTPDMVGVDNFFMLDGNAVNGDWMKMYTDIVKSLKPGLNEIVVHLSYDNDEMKAVAIGQEAYGSAWRQKDLNLVNSPEFKQLLKDNQVVLMTWRQIQKALYPEK
- a CDS encoding glycoside hydrolase family 9 protein, which produces MRKFSASLLLIFLLCTVIRAQTWIRVNQLGYLPKDIKEAVLVSKDIIQPVNFEIHEALSGKLVYSSDKIRSYGKYGSFSSSFRLDFSDFTKQGSVYIRAGNCVSPVFNISDHVYDGTADFILNYMRQQRCGYNPFLHDSCHTHDGYVIYNPQKDSAHIDVTGGWHDATDYLQYTATSANAVYQMLLAYRQNPDAFGDRFKANGEPGADHVPDIINEILWGMQWLVKMNPDSGEMYNQVADDRDHQGFRLPNEDRASYGKGLERPVYLCTGQVQGIFDYKNRATGIASTAGKFASAFATGAIVLEKFDPELASLLKKKAIQAWEYGKSNPGACQTAPCVSPYFYEEDNWVDDMELAGAALFELTHERRYLDDAVKYGRQEAITPWMGADTARHYQWYPFLNVGHWVIGKSADESYSEEFKNNWKAGIERVYEKAVKNPFLNGIPGIWCSNNLTVAMITQCHLYAGISGDSTYVRMEAALRDWLFGCNPWGTSMVVGLPGYGDTPSDPHSSLSVLKGYKLDGGLVDGPVYTSIFRNLKGLAMVHPDEYNEFQSTLRVYHDDYADYSTNEPTMDGTADFTYYLSAKEQEAHSADSSKSSFEKSFGAITRGDQNKKQIALVFTGHDQAEGLKTVLRTLNKQQVKASFFLTGDFYRNKAFSSDIKIMKAKGHYLGGHSNKHLLYCDWTNRDSLLVNKSAFVKDLQANYNAMSAFGIDPSHTSLFLPPYEWYNDSIAEWCNQYGLTLINFTPGTSSNQDWTYPDKDINYISSDSIYARILRKEQTDANGLNGFILLSHFGTDKRRKDKFYNRLDQLITDLKGRGYRFVIVRELLNK
- a CDS encoding gliding motility-associated C-terminal domain-containing protein — protein: MIKILMRFTATIIIWLMVSTALQLQAQIVAQPEAPVLYSVSIDPETGFIILRWIPPGKGPVIDYYKVEEIRENGASTVLMTRIYDTMAVLTYDLPLFQSVGLLIVGAQDDGGDGYDGDWSNIDSTIFLKTTYDTCQSMISLAWNDYNSWRGSIAQYNIYRYMSPGMYELISTIPGGTNTLELRNLLPNVTYDLFVEAVNNDGRTSTSNRRVVETRMPDMPVAVNADYATISPGNSIQLSFSVQGPTGMTNYDLLRSSTFDGNYSKIGTINTADAQFGYTDDVRFTSNVQYYKIQIINDCGVAAIESNRANNIILKGSFINMLSSLEWNEYRDWSGGVEAYRVTRTIGRTNPDTVIVYTGGNTFLSDDVGSLINYTDPAEGLICYSVEATENMNSLGIKGHSISNKVCFSVTPEIRMPNAFIPNDQEQLNQEFAPVFSFLPEHYEMTIYNRLGLKIWEGTGPWDGRANGNYVPEGVYLYYLKVFSYTSEITELNGKVTVLYR